The following coding sequences are from one Syngnathus acus chromosome 12, fSynAcu1.2, whole genome shotgun sequence window:
- the cabp1b gene encoding calcium-binding protein 1b isoform X2, whose product MPGDARGHSCTRRRRHTHLGGKHKARSPRLGIFAMGNSVKSLKIFTKKDQKKNYKAVQSSEEGGSGGGYLEPLVALAQNGTNMHNVLGPACIFLRKGFAENRQADRELRPEEMDELREAFREFDKDKDGFIGCKDLGNCMRTMGYMPTEMELIELSQQINMNLGGHVDFEDFVELMGPKLLAETADMIGVKELRDAFKEFDTNGDGQISTAELREAMKKLLGQQVGHRDLEDILRDIDLNGDGHVDFEEFVRMMSR is encoded by the exons ATGCCTGGAGACGCACGCGGACATTCATGCACGCGCCGCCGCCGTCACACACACTTAGGGGGAAAACATAAGGCGAGATCACCCCGTTTGGGGATTTTTGCAATGGGCAACTCTGTAAAGTCGCTCAAAATTTTCACCAAGAAG GACCAGAAGAAGAACTACAAAGCGGTGCAGTCCTCAGAGGAAGGGGGCTCAGGGGGGGGCTATCTGGAGCCATTAGTGGCCCTGGCCCAGAACGGGACCAACATGCACAACGTGCTGGGGCCCGCGTGCATCTTTCTACGCAAGGGCTTCGCCGAGAACCGGCAGGCT GACAGAGAGCTGCGGCCAGAAGAAATGGATG AGCTGCGCGAGGCGTTCAGGGAGTTCGACAAGGACAAAGACGGCTTCATCGGCTGCAAAGACTTGGGCAACTGCATGAGGACGATGGGCTACATGCCCACAGAGATGGAGCTGATTGAACTTAGCCAGCAGATCAACATGAATT TGGGCGGACATGTCGACTTTGAGGACTTTGTTGAGCTTATGGGGCCCAAACTTCTGGCTGAGACCGCAGACATGATCGGCGTGAAGGAACTGCGGGATGCGTTCAAAGAG TTTGACACCAATGGCGACGGTCAGATCAGTACTGCAGAACTCAGAGAAGCGATGAAAAAGCTTTTAGGACAACAG gtAGGCCACAGAGATCTGGAGGACATTTTACGAGACATAGACCTCAACGGGGATGGACATGTGGATTTTGAAG AATTCGTGCGGATGATGTCTCGATGA
- the cabp1b gene encoding calcium-binding protein 1b isoform X3: MPGDARGHSCTRRRRHTHLGGKHKARSPRLGIFAMGNSVKSLKIFTKKDRELRPEEMDELREAFREFDKDKDGFIGCKDLGNCMRTMGYMPTEMELIELSQQINMNLGGHVDFEDFVELMGPKLLAETADMIGVKELRDAFKEFDTNGDGQISTAELREAMKKLLGQQVGHRDLEDILRDIDLNGDGHVDFEEFVRMMSR; this comes from the exons ATGCCTGGAGACGCACGCGGACATTCATGCACGCGCCGCCGCCGTCACACACACTTAGGGGGAAAACATAAGGCGAGATCACCCCGTTTGGGGATTTTTGCAATGGGCAACTCTGTAAAGTCGCTCAAAATTTTCACCAAGAAG GACAGAGAGCTGCGGCCAGAAGAAATGGATG AGCTGCGCGAGGCGTTCAGGGAGTTCGACAAGGACAAAGACGGCTTCATCGGCTGCAAAGACTTGGGCAACTGCATGAGGACGATGGGCTACATGCCCACAGAGATGGAGCTGATTGAACTTAGCCAGCAGATCAACATGAATT TGGGCGGACATGTCGACTTTGAGGACTTTGTTGAGCTTATGGGGCCCAAACTTCTGGCTGAGACCGCAGACATGATCGGCGTGAAGGAACTGCGGGATGCGTTCAAAGAG TTTGACACCAATGGCGACGGTCAGATCAGTACTGCAGAACTCAGAGAAGCGATGAAAAAGCTTTTAGGACAACAG gtAGGCCACAGAGATCTGGAGGACATTTTACGAGACATAGACCTCAACGGGGATGGACATGTGGATTTTGAAG AATTCGTGCGGATGATGTCTCGATGA
- the cabp1b gene encoding calcium-binding protein 1b isoform X4: MHNVLGPACIFLRKGFAENRQADRELRPEEMDELREAFREFDKDKDGFIGCKDLGNCMRTMGYMPTEMELIELSQQINMNLGGHVDFEDFVELMGPKLLAETADMIGVKELRDAFKEFDTNGDGQISTAELREAMKKLLGQQVGHRDLEDILRDIDLNGDGHVDFEEFVRMMSR; this comes from the exons ATGCACAACGTGCTGGGGCCCGCGTGCATCTTTCTACGCAAGGGCTTCGCCGAGAACCGGCAGGCT GACAGAGAGCTGCGGCCAGAAGAAATGGATG AGCTGCGCGAGGCGTTCAGGGAGTTCGACAAGGACAAAGACGGCTTCATCGGCTGCAAAGACTTGGGCAACTGCATGAGGACGATGGGCTACATGCCCACAGAGATGGAGCTGATTGAACTTAGCCAGCAGATCAACATGAATT TGGGCGGACATGTCGACTTTGAGGACTTTGTTGAGCTTATGGGGCCCAAACTTCTGGCTGAGACCGCAGACATGATCGGCGTGAAGGAACTGCGGGATGCGTTCAAAGAG TTTGACACCAATGGCGACGGTCAGATCAGTACTGCAGAACTCAGAGAAGCGATGAAAAAGCTTTTAGGACAACAG gtAGGCCACAGAGATCTGGAGGACATTTTACGAGACATAGACCTCAACGGGGATGGACATGTGGATTTTGAAG AATTCGTGCGGATGATGTCTCGATGA
- the rab11fip1b gene encoding golgin subfamily A member 6-like protein 22 isoform X1: MSFLEQPWCPTSVQVTVLQARGLRAKGKGGTNDAYALIQMGKDKYQTSVVEKSVAPVWKEEAAFELPQQGTGGERGTLHVHVLHRALVGPDKLLGQAVIDLGLLAQDKSRNKTEWFKLLDKSGKSDKDRGEVLVDIQFMRNNMTASMFDLTAVGKPRSRLGKLKDKVRGKKKEPDAVALSFRQVLTDSEEDEEESVAGGAGAGEEKKKKAKLKSLFSHKSNLQRNMSQSMSVLPAKNSSLSGSLSSGLNVDASEGKKKFKFMKHKRSGSSDNKEASQKRAAVEKSNLCINGSHVYCEEPLPRTTRIGSNFSLTSSGHGSMEDVPESSPPPVESLPVIRQYTPWEEEEEEEEEMRNEEVDNKEEMKRGKEHAEKEKEQERRRREEEERERDEEKARNEQEEEARRQEMEKRRDKEEERKKEEERMRREELERLEEERMRREEEERVRREELERLEEEKMRREEEERMRREELERLEEEKMRREEEERMSREELERLEEEEERIRRDEQKQLEEKRREEEEERLRRQELERLEEEKLRREEEERKREEEEEEERVRREEEQERLEEEKRREEEEERLRRQELERLEEKLRWEEEERKREEEERIRREEEQERLTEQKRQEEEKLRRQELERLEEEKLKWEEEQRKRDEEKAREERMRRQEEQERLAEEHQRLEEERERNEEKARKEEEEKIRLEEEAFQEKIRKEDEERARRREEQEEQRRLEERREEEKAREEEEERVRRQREEQERLEEERREEEQKMMEEEAREAKRKEEEQKRKLAEEEERQRVEDARREEEQKKLEEEEKEEQERRWKDEEEEKRRDDAKRDVDNPQVNSSNPFEEEVSNHPFEDNNAPSRSDPTIVTQSLQQPETSTTIDQREKRPAPQPPGRTETSPITEQVKDKEVKTASVSPQRSVQTIPPRSRSPTDAQKHKRPAPSIPSTESKPEANSLNPFDDDDDDGIEYAAQAHVSSSVSWPPPVSQTPDPDAKVKSCKVARAPAPPAKTAAVSSTQSNTLPDDAKTQAQTLAHRESLPKEPKPSTPQHGRDVGGKKEAPPPPSRRLHPVKPLSAQEQHPVVTEVQGDKKKMVGNVGQVEENTKVKVGPYSMLTREELISLVVKQETQLQNKDRKIAQLEQYIDNLLVRVMDEQPSILLSMKKVV, from the exons ATGTCGTTTCTGGAGCAACCCTGGTGTCCGACCAGCGTCCAGGTGACCGTCCTCCAAGCCCGCGGCCTCAGGGCGAAGGGCAAAGGCGGCACCAACGACGCGTACGCGCTCATCCAAATGGGCAAAGACAAGTACCAGACCTCCGTGGTGGAGAAGAGCGTGGCGCCCGTGTGGAAGGAGGAAGCCGCTTTCGAGCTGCCGCAGCAGGGCACGGGAGGGGAGCGAGGCACGCTGCACGTCCACGTCCTGCACAGAGCCCTGGTCGGTCCGGACAAGCTGTTGGGTCAGGCCGTCATCGATTTGGGACTGCTCGCTCAGGATAAGAGCCGTAACAAAACTGA GTGGTTCAAGTTACTGGACAAGAGCGGCAAGTCGGATAAAGACCGAGGCGAGGTGCTGGTGGACATCCAGTTCATGAGGAACAACATGACGGCCAGCATGTTCGACCTCACCGCCGTGGGCAAGCCTCGATCCCGTCTGGGCAAGCTCAAGGACAAAGTCCGGGGCAAGAAAAAAGAACCGGATGCGGTGGCGTTGTCGTTCAGGCAGGTCCTCACTGACAgcgaggaagatgaagaggagagCGTGGCTGGCGGAGCAGGTGCGGGcgaagagaagaagaagaaagctaAACTCAAATCTTTGTTTTCGCACAAGTCCAACTTGCAGAGGAACATGTCACAGTCCATGTCCGTCCTGCCTGCCAAGAACTCCTCACTGAGCGGCAGCTTATCATCTGGGCTCAATGTGGATGCCTCAGAAG GTAAGAAGAAGTTCAAGTTCATGAAACACAAACGCTCCGGCAGCTCGGACAATAAAGAGGCGTCTCAGAAACGTGCCGCTGTGGAAAAGAGCAACCTTTGCATCAATGGCAGTCACGTTTACTGCGAGGAACCGCTGCCTCGCACCACGCGAATCGGATCCAACTTCAGTCTGACCAGCTCGGGACACGGATCCATGGAAGATGTTCCGGAAAGCTCCCCGCCGCCCGTCGAATCGCTTCCTGTGATAAGGCAGTACACACcctgggaggaggaggaggaggaggaggaagaaatgaGGAACGAGGAAGTGGACAACAAGGAGGagatgaaaaggggaaaagagCATGCGGAGAAAGAGAAGGAGCAGGAGAGGAGAAGacgagaagaagaggagagggAAAGAGATGAAGAAAAGGCCAGAAACGAGcaagaagaggaagcaagAAGACAAGAAATGGAGAAGAGACGGGATAAAGaagaagagaggaaaaaggaagaggagagaATGAGACGAGAAGAACTGGAAAGATTAGAAGAGGAACGGATGAgacgagaggaagaggagagggTCAGAAGAGAAGAACTGGAAAGGTTAGAAGAGGAAAAGATGAgacgagaggaagaggagaggatGAGACGAGAAGAACTGGAAAGGTTAGAAGAGGAAAAGATGAgacgagaggaagaggagaggatGAGCCGAGAAGAACTGGAAAGGttagaagaggaagaggagaggatAAGAAGAGACGAGCAAAAACAGTTAGAGGAAAAAAGaagggaggaagaagaggagaggcTGAGAAGACAAGAACTGGAAAGGTTAGAAGAGGAGAAGTTGAGacgggaggaggaagagaggaaaagagaggaagaggaggaagaggagagggtcagaagagaagaagagcaggaacggttagaagaagaaaagcgacgggaggaggaagaggagaggctGAGAAGACAAGAACTGGAAAGGTTAGAGGAGAAGTTGAGatgggaggaagaagagaggaaaagagaggaagaggagaggatCAGAAGAGAAGAAGAGCAGGAACGGTTAACGGAGCAAAAGAgacaagaagaagagaagCTGAGAAGACAAGAACTGGAAAGATTAGAAGAGGAGAAGCTGAAATGGGAGGAAGAACAGCGCAAACGGGATGAAGAGAAGGCAAGAGAGGAGAGAATGAGGAGACAAGAAGAACAAGAACGATTAGCTGAGGAGCATCAGAGACTTGAAGAAGAGAGGGAAAGGAATGAAGAGAAGGCGAgaaaggaagaagaggagaaaatcaggctggaggaggaggccttCCAAGAGAAAATTCgaaaggaggatgaggagcgTGCAAGACGACGAGAAGAACAAGAGGAGCAACGTAGACTCGAAGAGAGAAGGGAAGAAGAGAAGGcgagagaggaggaagaggagcgaGTGAGGAgacagagagaagagcaggaaCGGTTGGAGGAGGAAAGAAGGGAGGAAGAGCAGAAAATGATGGAGGAGGAAGCTCGAGAAGCCAAAAGAAAGGAGGAAGAGCAAAAGAGAAAACTTGCTGAAGAAGAGGAACGCCAAAGGGTTGAGGACGCGAGGAGGGAAGAAGAGCAGAAAAagttggaggaggaagaaaaggagGAGCAAGAAAGGCGATGGaaggatgaagaagaagagaaaaggagGGATGACGCAAAGAGGGATGTTGACAATCCACAAGTGAATTCCTCCAATCCGTTTGAAGAAGAAGTTTCGAATCATCCCTTTGAGGACAACAACGCACCTTCTAGGTCAGACCCAACCATCGTCACCCAAAG TTTGCAACAGCCTGAGACCTCAACCACAATCGATCAACGCGAGAAGCGACCAGCGCCTCAGCCGCCCGGAAGAACTGAAACTTCACCGATTACCGAGCAGGTCAAAGACAAGGAGGTGAAAACCGCCAGTGTTTCTCCCCAGCGCTCGGTGCAGACCATCCCTCCTCGAAGTCGATCTCCCACAGATGCGCAAAAACATAAACGCCCAGCACCGTCAATACCGAGCACCGAGTCCAAGCCAGAAGCGAACAGCTTGAATCCAtttgatgatgacgacgatgatgggATCGAGTATGCTGCGCAAGCTCACGTCTCCTCTTCGGTGTCATGGCCGCCGCCCGTGTCCCAAACTCCCGATCCAGACGCCAAAGTCAAATCTTGTAAAGTGGCCCGTGCCCCTGCACCTCCCGCCAAGACGGCTGCTGTATCAAGCACGCAAAGTAACACTTTACCCGATGATGCTAAAACCCAAGCACAGACTTTGGCGCACCGGGAGAGTTTGCCGAAAGAACCCAAGCCGAGCACGCCGCAGCACGGGCGGGATGTAGGCGGGAAGAAAGAAGCGCCTCCACCACCGTCACGCAG ACTACATCCTGTGAAACCGCTCAGTGCACAAGAACAACATCCTGTCGTCACGGAGGTCCaaggagacaaaaagaaaatggtggGAAATGTTGGTCAAGTTGAGGAGAACACAAAG GTGAAAGTCGGGCCCTACTCGATGCTCACCCGGGAAGAACTCATCTCTCTGGTGGTAAAGCAGGAGACGCAGCTTCAGAACAAGGACCGAAAGATTGCCCAGCTGGAGCAGTACATCGACAACTTACTCGTGCGCGTCATGGATGAACAACCGAGCATTCTCTTGTCTATGAAAAAAGTCGTCTAG
- the rab11fip1b gene encoding rab11 family-interacting protein 1 isoform X2, translating to MSFLEQPWCPTSVQVTVLQARGLRAKGKGGTNDAYALIQMGKDKYQTSVVEKSVAPVWKEEAAFELPQQGTGGERGTLHVHVLHRALVGPDKLLGQAVIDLGLLAQDKSRNKTEWFKLLDKSGKSDKDRGEVLVDIQFMRNNMTASMFDLTAVGKPRSRLGKLKDKVRGKKKEPDAVALSFRQVLTDSEEDEEESVAGGAGAGEEKKKKAKLKSLFSHKSNLQRNMSQSMSVLPAKNSSLSGSLSSGLNVDASEGKKKFKFMKHKRSGSSDNKEASQKRAAVEKSNLCINGSHVYCEEPLPRTTRIGSNFSLTSSGHGSMEDVPESSPPPVESLPVIRQYTPWEEEEEEEEEMRNEEVDNKEEMKRGKEHAEKEKEQERRRREEEERERDEEKARNEQEEEARRQEMEKRRDKEEERKKEEERMRREELERLEEERMRREEEERVRREELERLEEEKMRREEEERIRRDEQKQLEEKRREEEEERLRRQELERLEEEKLRREEEERKREEEEEEERVRREEEQERLEEEKRREEEEERLRRQELERLEEKLRWEEEERKREEEERIRREEEQERLTEQKRQEEEKLRRQELERLEEEKLKWEEEQRKRDEEKAREERMRRQEEQERLAEEHQRLEEERERNEEKARKEEEEKIRLEEEAFQEKIRKEDEERARRREEQEEQRRLEERREEEKAREEEEERVRRQREEQERLEEERREEEQKMMEEEAREAKRKEEEQKRKLAEEEERQRVEDARREEEQKKLEEEEKEEQERRWKDEEEEKRRDDAKRDVDNPQVNSSNPFEEEVSNHPFEDNNAPSRSDPTIVTQSLQQPETSTTIDQREKRPAPQPPGRTETSPITEQVKDKEVKTASVSPQRSVQTIPPRSRSPTDAQKHKRPAPSIPSTESKPEANSLNPFDDDDDDGIEYAAQAHVSSSVSWPPPVSQTPDPDAKVKSCKVARAPAPPAKTAAVSSTQSNTLPDDAKTQAQTLAHRESLPKEPKPSTPQHGRDVGGKKEAPPPPSRRLHPVKPLSAQEQHPVVTEVQGDKKKMVGNVGQVEENTKVKVGPYSMLTREELISLVVKQETQLQNKDRKIAQLEQYIDNLLVRVMDEQPSILLSMKKVV from the exons ATGTCGTTTCTGGAGCAACCCTGGTGTCCGACCAGCGTCCAGGTGACCGTCCTCCAAGCCCGCGGCCTCAGGGCGAAGGGCAAAGGCGGCACCAACGACGCGTACGCGCTCATCCAAATGGGCAAAGACAAGTACCAGACCTCCGTGGTGGAGAAGAGCGTGGCGCCCGTGTGGAAGGAGGAAGCCGCTTTCGAGCTGCCGCAGCAGGGCACGGGAGGGGAGCGAGGCACGCTGCACGTCCACGTCCTGCACAGAGCCCTGGTCGGTCCGGACAAGCTGTTGGGTCAGGCCGTCATCGATTTGGGACTGCTCGCTCAGGATAAGAGCCGTAACAAAACTGA GTGGTTCAAGTTACTGGACAAGAGCGGCAAGTCGGATAAAGACCGAGGCGAGGTGCTGGTGGACATCCAGTTCATGAGGAACAACATGACGGCCAGCATGTTCGACCTCACCGCCGTGGGCAAGCCTCGATCCCGTCTGGGCAAGCTCAAGGACAAAGTCCGGGGCAAGAAAAAAGAACCGGATGCGGTGGCGTTGTCGTTCAGGCAGGTCCTCACTGACAgcgaggaagatgaagaggagagCGTGGCTGGCGGAGCAGGTGCGGGcgaagagaagaagaagaaagctaAACTCAAATCTTTGTTTTCGCACAAGTCCAACTTGCAGAGGAACATGTCACAGTCCATGTCCGTCCTGCCTGCCAAGAACTCCTCACTGAGCGGCAGCTTATCATCTGGGCTCAATGTGGATGCCTCAGAAG GTAAGAAGAAGTTCAAGTTCATGAAACACAAACGCTCCGGCAGCTCGGACAATAAAGAGGCGTCTCAGAAACGTGCCGCTGTGGAAAAGAGCAACCTTTGCATCAATGGCAGTCACGTTTACTGCGAGGAACCGCTGCCTCGCACCACGCGAATCGGATCCAACTTCAGTCTGACCAGCTCGGGACACGGATCCATGGAAGATGTTCCGGAAAGCTCCCCGCCGCCCGTCGAATCGCTTCCTGTGATAAGGCAGTACACACcctgggaggaggaggaggaggaggaggaagaaatgaGGAACGAGGAAGTGGACAACAAGGAGGagatgaaaaggggaaaagagCATGCGGAGAAAGAGAAGGAGCAGGAGAGGAGAAGacgagaagaagaggagagggAAAGAGATGAAGAAAAGGCCAGAAACGAGcaagaagaggaagcaagAAGACAAGAAATGGAGAAGAGACGGGATAAAGaagaagagaggaaaaaggaagaggagagaATGAGACGAGAAGAACTGGAAAGATTAGAAGAGGAACGGATGAgacgagaggaagaggagagggTCAGAAGAGAAGAACTGGAAAGGTTAGAAGAGGAAAAGATGAgacgagag gaagaggagaggatAAGAAGAGACGAGCAAAAACAGTTAGAGGAAAAAAGaagggaggaagaagaggagaggcTGAGAAGACAAGAACTGGAAAGGTTAGAAGAGGAGAAGTTGAGacgggaggaggaagagaggaaaagagaggaagaggaggaagaggagagggtcagaagagaagaagagcaggaacggttagaagaagaaaagcgacgggaggaggaagaggagaggctGAGAAGACAAGAACTGGAAAGGTTAGAGGAGAAGTTGAGatgggaggaagaagagaggaaaagagaggaagaggagaggatCAGAAGAGAAGAAGAGCAGGAACGGTTAACGGAGCAAAAGAgacaagaagaagagaagCTGAGAAGACAAGAACTGGAAAGATTAGAAGAGGAGAAGCTGAAATGGGAGGAAGAACAGCGCAAACGGGATGAAGAGAAGGCAAGAGAGGAGAGAATGAGGAGACAAGAAGAACAAGAACGATTAGCTGAGGAGCATCAGAGACTTGAAGAAGAGAGGGAAAGGAATGAAGAGAAGGCGAgaaaggaagaagaggagaaaatcaggctggaggaggaggccttCCAAGAGAAAATTCgaaaggaggatgaggagcgTGCAAGACGACGAGAAGAACAAGAGGAGCAACGTAGACTCGAAGAGAGAAGGGAAGAAGAGAAGGcgagagaggaggaagaggagcgaGTGAGGAgacagagagaagagcaggaaCGGTTGGAGGAGGAAAGAAGGGAGGAAGAGCAGAAAATGATGGAGGAGGAAGCTCGAGAAGCCAAAAGAAAGGAGGAAGAGCAAAAGAGAAAACTTGCTGAAGAAGAGGAACGCCAAAGGGTTGAGGACGCGAGGAGGGAAGAAGAGCAGAAAAagttggaggaggaagaaaaggagGAGCAAGAAAGGCGATGGaaggatgaagaagaagagaaaaggagGGATGACGCAAAGAGGGATGTTGACAATCCACAAGTGAATTCCTCCAATCCGTTTGAAGAAGAAGTTTCGAATCATCCCTTTGAGGACAACAACGCACCTTCTAGGTCAGACCCAACCATCGTCACCCAAAG TTTGCAACAGCCTGAGACCTCAACCACAATCGATCAACGCGAGAAGCGACCAGCGCCTCAGCCGCCCGGAAGAACTGAAACTTCACCGATTACCGAGCAGGTCAAAGACAAGGAGGTGAAAACCGCCAGTGTTTCTCCCCAGCGCTCGGTGCAGACCATCCCTCCTCGAAGTCGATCTCCCACAGATGCGCAAAAACATAAACGCCCAGCACCGTCAATACCGAGCACCGAGTCCAAGCCAGAAGCGAACAGCTTGAATCCAtttgatgatgacgacgatgatgggATCGAGTATGCTGCGCAAGCTCACGTCTCCTCTTCGGTGTCATGGCCGCCGCCCGTGTCCCAAACTCCCGATCCAGACGCCAAAGTCAAATCTTGTAAAGTGGCCCGTGCCCCTGCACCTCCCGCCAAGACGGCTGCTGTATCAAGCACGCAAAGTAACACTTTACCCGATGATGCTAAAACCCAAGCACAGACTTTGGCGCACCGGGAGAGTTTGCCGAAAGAACCCAAGCCGAGCACGCCGCAGCACGGGCGGGATGTAGGCGGGAAGAAAGAAGCGCCTCCACCACCGTCACGCAG ACTACATCCTGTGAAACCGCTCAGTGCACAAGAACAACATCCTGTCGTCACGGAGGTCCaaggagacaaaaagaaaatggtggGAAATGTTGGTCAAGTTGAGGAGAACACAAAG GTGAAAGTCGGGCCCTACTCGATGCTCACCCGGGAAGAACTCATCTCTCTGGTGGTAAAGCAGGAGACGCAGCTTCAGAACAAGGACCGAAAGATTGCCCAGCTGGAGCAGTACATCGACAACTTACTCGTGCGCGTCATGGATGAACAACCGAGCATTCTCTTGTCTATGAAAAAAGTCGTCTAG
- the brf2 gene encoding transcription factor IIIB 50 kDa subunit yields MPAPGLKCPRCGSPNIVEDDHHTQRQNVCVDCGAVVSEGALTHDVFEGSDVSYSRTTAVAKKPCLNQIKGQQQLKALCRVLRANNEIETLSSTYFAQAYEHESFLKVSLQKKECLAGCCVLVSCRQLNWPVTMGTIACLMEADIVMMGAVYQEMMKVLKVEAPLINVSDVMEAHCQEYKISSLDVHEDLAEDHKDLNKRALALVELASDSWILTGRKPVPLMMATVYLAWQSLNPNHVRIKVSLEKFCLIAKMKKNRVAAKRVGELKEVLCKLGKEIPWVTDPVTSDNVVKHVEDIVKNRFALLRRAMRSHEEALNQLCCEEANPSEPEDQTPHATTRNSKEAKETGEDTESKSNQEPEPNWGKRMLFAPPCVIHPKRRRMALEGLKDVTGDEEISDSEIESYIRTPREAREFAEMQKAWGSQNEEAKCE; encoded by the exons ATGCCTGCACCGGGTTTAAAATGTCCCCGCTGCGGCTCGCCCAACATTGTAGAGGACGATCATCACACTCAGCGCCAGAATGTCTGCGTGGACTGTGGTGCTGTGGTGTCAGAGGGGGCTCTCACCCACGATGTTTTCGAAGgctcag ATGTCAGCTACAGCCGAACAACAGCTGTCGCTAAAAAGCCATGTTTAAACCAGATAAAAG GCCAGCAGCAACTAAAAGCCCTCTGCAGAGTCCTACGGGCCAACAATGAAATCGAGACCTTGTCAAGCACGTATTTCGCGCAGGCTTACGAGCACGAAAGCTTCCTGAAAGTCAGCCTGCAGAAAAAGGAATGCCTGGCCGGCTGCTGCGTGCTGGTGAGCTGCAGGCAGCTCAACTGGCCCGTCACCATGGGCACCATCGCATGTTTGATGGAGGCAGACATTGTGATGATGGGCGCCGTCTACCAAGAAATGATGAAGGTTCTCAAGGTGGAGGCACCACTGATCAACGTCAGCGATGTGATGGAGGCTCATTGTCAAGA GTACAAAATTAGCTCCCTCGATGTGCATGAAGACCTTGCCGAGGACCACAAGGACTTAAACAAACGAGCCTTGGCCCTGGTAGAGCTGGCCTCCGACTCCTGGATCCTGACCGGCCGCAAGCCCGTCCCCTTAATGATGGCGACGGTCTACTTGGCCTGGCAGTCCCTAAACCCCAATCACGTTCGCATCAAAGTGTCACTGGAGAAGTTCTGTCTCAttgccaaaatgaaaaagaaccGGGTCGCCGCCAAGAGAGTGGGTGAGCTCAAGGAGGTGCTTTGCAAACTGGGGAAGGAGATCCCTTGGGTGACGGATCCGGTGACGTCGGACAATGTGGTTAAGCACGTGGAAGATATCGTAAAGAACAGATTTGCTCTACTACGGAGGGCTATGAGGAGCCATGAGGAAGCCTTAAACCAACTCTGCTGCGAAGAAGCAAATCCTTCTGAACCTGAAGATCAGACTCCACATGCAACCACTCGAAATTCTAAGGAGGCTAAAGAGACAGGAGAGGATACAGAGTCCAAGAGTAATCAAGAACCAGAACCCAACTGGGGGAAGAGAATGCTTTTCGCACCACCCTGTGTGATTCACCCTAAAAGACGGAGAATGGCGCTAGAAGGGCTTAAAGATGTGACGGGTGATGAGGAGATCTCGGACAGCGAGATTGAGTCTTATATTCGCACCCCGCGGGAGGCCAGGGAATTTGCGGAGATGCAGAAGGCTTGGGGATCACAAAATGAGGAGGCCAAATGTGAATAA